A section of the Sebastes fasciatus isolate fSebFas1 chromosome 21, fSebFas1.pri, whole genome shotgun sequence genome encodes:
- the LOC141759527 gene encoding ATP-binding cassette sub-family F member 2-like isoform X2 — MVRLAGLTCVYIHPAKKWTRDQCAPRDQRHITKPFTTMPSDLAKKKAAKKKEAAKARQRTKRTDEDGDEAEQPETQVNGAESNGIGIACLTKELDEFELAKTEARAVTGVLASHPNSTDVHVASLSLTFHGQELLQDTSLELNSGRRYGLIGLNGTGKSMLLSAIGHREVPIPEHIDIYHLTREMAPSEKTALECVMEVDEQRIMLEKEAERLAHEDSECEKLMELYERLEELDADKAEVRASRILHGLGFTAAMQRKQLKDFSGGWRMRVALARALFIKPFMLLLDEPTNHLDLDACVWLEEELSSFKRILVLISHSQDFLNGVCTNIIHLHQRKLKYYTGNYDQYIKTREELEENQMKRFNWEQDQITHMKNYIARFGHGSAKLARQAQSKEKTLQKMVASGLTEKVESDKTLSFFFPSCGKIPPPVIMVQNVSFKYNDNTPHIYRNLEFGIDLDTRVALVGPNGAGKSTLLKLLMGELLPTDGMIRKHSHVKIGRYHQHLTEQLELDLSPLEYMLKCFPAIKEKEEMRKIIGRYGLTGKQQVSPIRNLSDGQKCRVCFAWLAQQNPHMLFLDEPTNHLDIETIDALAEAINEFDGGVMLVSHDFRLIQQVAQEIWVCENQTITKWKRDILAYKEHLKSKIEKQQAHDI, encoded by the exons ATGGTCCGTCTGGCGGGTTTAACATGCGTCTACATCCACCCGGCAAAAAAGTGGACACGAGATCAGTGTGCtcccagagaccagagacataTTACCAAG CCTTTCACAACCATGCCATCCGACTTAGCCAAGAAGAAGGCAGCGAAGAAGAAGGAGGCTGCCAAAGCCCGCCAGCGCACCAAGAGAACTGATGAGGACGGTGATGAGGCTGAACAACCAGAGACCCAGGTCAATGGAGCAGAGAGCAATG GTATAGGTATTGCCTGTTTGACAAAGGAGCTGGATGAATTTGAGCTGGCGAAGACGGAGGCACGGGCAGTGACGGGCGTTCTGGCCTCACACCCCAACAGCACTGATGTCCACGTTGCCAGCCTCTCGCTCACCTTCCACGGCCAAGAGCTGCTACAAGACACCAGCCTGGAGCTCAACTCAGGCAGACGCTATGGTCTCATTGGCCTTAACGGCACAG GAAAATCCATGCTGTTGTCAGCCATCGGGCATCGTGAGGTTCCCATTCCAGAGCACATAGATATTTACCACTTGACCCGGGAGATGGCCCCCAGCGAAAAGACGGCTCTGGAGTGTGTCATGGAGGTGGATGAGCAGAGGATTATGCTGGAGAAGGAGGCAGAGAGACTTGCCCATGAGGACT CTGAGTGTGAGAAGCTGATGGAGCTGTACGAgcgtctggaggagctggatgCAGACAAGGCAGAGGTGCGAGCCTCTCGGATCCTCCACGGTTTGGGTTTCACCGCTGCTATGCAGCGGAAGCAACTGAAGGACTTcagtggaggatggaggatgcgCGTTGCTCTGGCCAG AGCCCTGTTCATCAAACCCTTCATGCTGTTGCTGGATGAGCCGACCAACCACTTGGATCTGGATGCTTGTGTgtggctggaggaggagctcaGTTC GTTCAAGCGAATCCTTGTGCTCATCTCACACTCCCAAGACTTCCTAAACGGTGTGTGCACCAACATCATCCACCTGCATCAGAGGAAACTGAAGTATTACACG GGTAACTATGACCAGTATATTAAGACCAGAGAGGAGCTGGAAGAGAACCAGATGAAACGCTTCAACTGGGAACAGGACCAGATTACACACATGAAG AATTACATTGCCAGGTTTGGTCACGGCTCTGCAAAGCTGGCTCGACAGGCACAGAGCAAAGAGAAGACGCTGCAGAAGATGGTGGCCTCAGGCTTGACTGAAAAAGTTGAGAGTGACAAG actctgtcattttttttcccttcctgtGGGAAGATTCCTCCTCCTGTTATCATGGTTCAGAACGTGAGCTTCAAGTACAATGACAACACA CCGCACATATACAGAAACCTGGAGTTTGGTATCGACTTGGATACCCGAGTGGCTCTGGTGGGACCCAACGGAGCAGGGAAGTCCACCCTGCTGAAGCTGCTGATGGGAGAG CTCCTACCCACCGATGGCATGATCCGCAAACATTCTCACGTCAAGATTGGCAGATATCACCAG CATCTGACAGAGCAACTGGAACTGGACCTTTCTCCTCTGGAGTACATGCTGAAGTGTTTCCCTGCCatcaaagaaaaagaggagatgaggaagATCATCGGTCGCTACGGGCTGACAGGAAAACAGCAG GTCAGTCCGATCAGGAACCTGTCTGATGGTCAGAAGTGCCGGGTGTGTTTTGCCTGGCTGGCCCAGCAGAACCCTCACATGCTGTTCCTCGACGAGCCCACCAATCACTTGGACATCGAGACTATCGATGCGTTGGCAGAAGCCATCAACGAGTTTGACGGCGGCGTGATGCTAGTTAGCCACGACTTCAGGCTAATTCAAcag gtgGCTCAAGAGATCTGGGTGTGTGAGAACCAAACCATCACAAAGTGGAAAAGGGACATCCTGGCATACAAGGAACACTTGAAATCAAAGATTGAAAAGCAGCAAGCGCATGATATCTAA
- the LOC141759527 gene encoding ATP-binding cassette sub-family F member 2-like isoform X1 → MVRLAGLTCVYIHPAKKWTRDQCAPRDQRHITKPFTTMPSDLAKKKAAKKKEAAKARQRTKRTDEDGDEAEQPETQVNGAESNGIGIGIACLTKELDEFELAKTEARAVTGVLASHPNSTDVHVASLSLTFHGQELLQDTSLELNSGRRYGLIGLNGTGKSMLLSAIGHREVPIPEHIDIYHLTREMAPSEKTALECVMEVDEQRIMLEKEAERLAHEDSECEKLMELYERLEELDADKAEVRASRILHGLGFTAAMQRKQLKDFSGGWRMRVALARALFIKPFMLLLDEPTNHLDLDACVWLEEELSSFKRILVLISHSQDFLNGVCTNIIHLHQRKLKYYTGNYDQYIKTREELEENQMKRFNWEQDQITHMKNYIARFGHGSAKLARQAQSKEKTLQKMVASGLTEKVESDKTLSFFFPSCGKIPPPVIMVQNVSFKYNDNTPHIYRNLEFGIDLDTRVALVGPNGAGKSTLLKLLMGELLPTDGMIRKHSHVKIGRYHQHLTEQLELDLSPLEYMLKCFPAIKEKEEMRKIIGRYGLTGKQQVSPIRNLSDGQKCRVCFAWLAQQNPHMLFLDEPTNHLDIETIDALAEAINEFDGGVMLVSHDFRLIQQVAQEIWVCENQTITKWKRDILAYKEHLKSKIEKQQAHDI, encoded by the exons ATGGTCCGTCTGGCGGGTTTAACATGCGTCTACATCCACCCGGCAAAAAAGTGGACACGAGATCAGTGTGCtcccagagaccagagacataTTACCAAG CCTTTCACAACCATGCCATCCGACTTAGCCAAGAAGAAGGCAGCGAAGAAGAAGGAGGCTGCCAAAGCCCGCCAGCGCACCAAGAGAACTGATGAGGACGGTGATGAGGCTGAACAACCAGAGACCCAGGTCAATGGAGCAGAGAGCAATG GTATAGGTATAGGTATTGCCTGTTTGACAAAGGAGCTGGATGAATTTGAGCTGGCGAAGACGGAGGCACGGGCAGTGACGGGCGTTCTGGCCTCACACCCCAACAGCACTGATGTCCACGTTGCCAGCCTCTCGCTCACCTTCCACGGCCAAGAGCTGCTACAAGACACCAGCCTGGAGCTCAACTCAGGCAGACGCTATGGTCTCATTGGCCTTAACGGCACAG GAAAATCCATGCTGTTGTCAGCCATCGGGCATCGTGAGGTTCCCATTCCAGAGCACATAGATATTTACCACTTGACCCGGGAGATGGCCCCCAGCGAAAAGACGGCTCTGGAGTGTGTCATGGAGGTGGATGAGCAGAGGATTATGCTGGAGAAGGAGGCAGAGAGACTTGCCCATGAGGACT CTGAGTGTGAGAAGCTGATGGAGCTGTACGAgcgtctggaggagctggatgCAGACAAGGCAGAGGTGCGAGCCTCTCGGATCCTCCACGGTTTGGGTTTCACCGCTGCTATGCAGCGGAAGCAACTGAAGGACTTcagtggaggatggaggatgcgCGTTGCTCTGGCCAG AGCCCTGTTCATCAAACCCTTCATGCTGTTGCTGGATGAGCCGACCAACCACTTGGATCTGGATGCTTGTGTgtggctggaggaggagctcaGTTC GTTCAAGCGAATCCTTGTGCTCATCTCACACTCCCAAGACTTCCTAAACGGTGTGTGCACCAACATCATCCACCTGCATCAGAGGAAACTGAAGTATTACACG GGTAACTATGACCAGTATATTAAGACCAGAGAGGAGCTGGAAGAGAACCAGATGAAACGCTTCAACTGGGAACAGGACCAGATTACACACATGAAG AATTACATTGCCAGGTTTGGTCACGGCTCTGCAAAGCTGGCTCGACAGGCACAGAGCAAAGAGAAGACGCTGCAGAAGATGGTGGCCTCAGGCTTGACTGAAAAAGTTGAGAGTGACAAG actctgtcattttttttcccttcctgtGGGAAGATTCCTCCTCCTGTTATCATGGTTCAGAACGTGAGCTTCAAGTACAATGACAACACA CCGCACATATACAGAAACCTGGAGTTTGGTATCGACTTGGATACCCGAGTGGCTCTGGTGGGACCCAACGGAGCAGGGAAGTCCACCCTGCTGAAGCTGCTGATGGGAGAG CTCCTACCCACCGATGGCATGATCCGCAAACATTCTCACGTCAAGATTGGCAGATATCACCAG CATCTGACAGAGCAACTGGAACTGGACCTTTCTCCTCTGGAGTACATGCTGAAGTGTTTCCCTGCCatcaaagaaaaagaggagatgaggaagATCATCGGTCGCTACGGGCTGACAGGAAAACAGCAG GTCAGTCCGATCAGGAACCTGTCTGATGGTCAGAAGTGCCGGGTGTGTTTTGCCTGGCTGGCCCAGCAGAACCCTCACATGCTGTTCCTCGACGAGCCCACCAATCACTTGGACATCGAGACTATCGATGCGTTGGCAGAAGCCATCAACGAGTTTGACGGCGGCGTGATGCTAGTTAGCCACGACTTCAGGCTAATTCAAcag gtgGCTCAAGAGATCTGGGTGTGTGAGAACCAAACCATCACAAAGTGGAAAAGGGACATCCTGGCATACAAGGAACACTTGAAATCAAAGATTGAAAAGCAGCAAGCGCATGATATCTAA
- the chpf2 gene encoding chondroitin sulfate glucuronyltransferase, translated as MRLSSFLAVFRPALPLILGLSLGCSLSLLMVSWTQEDAEDSSCGDELGNGRLFMGRGDAQRDTRDGAGEEDFQPRIVPYHKDPNKPHKKVLRTRYIHTELGIRERLLVGVLTSRATLNTLAVAVNRTVAHRFHRTFFFTGLRSPKVPHGMTVVAHGDDRPVWLMYETVRHLHQHYGSDYDWFLLAQDDTYMQADRLSELVGHLSAGQDLYMGRAEEFIGGEEKARYCHGGYGYLLSRSLLARLQPHLDTCRNDILSVRPDEWLGRCIIDYLGLSCVEVHQEMTYRYFELGKNADPEREDGVQFKNAFTVHPISEPNLMYRLHKRFSQIELEWTYLQIQQLQVQINNLSDLTPEGKAGVTWPIGINPPFKPRTRFEVINWEYFTEEHIYSCIDSSPKCEMRGADRADVNAVLEIAVERLNERYQPQLRFRKRRLLNGYRRFDPTRGMEYVLDLALEAYTQKGHSQVIAKRVNLLRPLSAVEIIPMPYVTEATRVQVILPVTAQDQDYVGNFLDMYVMNTLDTHDNVLLTFLFIYDPFDAQRVSQTDVFAGIKAMIGEVEKRYGDVKIPWISVKTEVPSQVKLMDIISKKHPVDTLFFLAGVWTEVNADFLNRCRMNAISNWQVFFPIHFQEYSPAVMYRDQQPSAASSSFASESLRDGHFDRHVFDEACFYNADYMTARTKMAADILDNEELLESMDVYDIFVRYSGLHVFRAVEPALIQKYVRRACNPRFSEDIYHRCVLSNLEGLGSRSHLAMALFEQEQANST; from the exons ATgcgtctctcctctttcctGGCCGTGTTCAGGCCTGCTCTGCCCCTTATCCTGGGGCTGTCTCTGGGCTGTAGTCTGAGCCTCTTGATGGTGTCCTGGACTCAAGAGGACGCAGAGGACTCCTCCTGTGGGGATGAACTGGGCAATGGGAGGCTGTTCATGGGCAGAGGAGATGCCCAGAGAGACACCAGGGATGGAGCTGGAGAGGAAGACTTCCAGCCACGGATAGTGCCCTATCACAAGGACCCCAACAAGCCACACAAGAAGGTCCTCAG AACTCGTTACATTCACACTGAACTGGGCATCAGAGAGCGGCTGCTGGTGGGCGTGCTGACCTCCCGGGCCACCCTCAACACGCTGGCCGTGGCCGTGAACCGCACGGTCGCCCACCGCTTCCATCGCACCTTCTTCTTCACAGGCCTGCGCAGCCCCAAGGTGCCTCACGGCATGACTGTGGTCGCCCACGGCGACGACCGTCCGGTGTGGCTGATGTACGAGACGGTTCGCCACCTCCACCAGCACTACGGCTCCGACTACGACTGGTTCCTCTTGGCCCAGGATGACACGTACATGCAAGCGGATCGTCTGTCGGAGCTGGTGGGCCACCTCAGCGCGGGTCAGGACCTGTATATGGGTCGGGCGGAGGAGTTTATTGGTGGAGAGGAGAAGGCACGCTACTGCCACGGCGGCTACGGCTACCTTCTGTCCCGCAGCCTGCTGGCCCGTCTGCAGCCTCACCTTGACACCTGCCGTAATGACATCCTCAGTGTGAGACCTGATGAGTGGCTGGGCCGCTGCATTATTGACTACCTGGGGCTCAGTTGTGTGGAAGTGCaccag GAGATGACCTATCGCTACTTTGAGCTCGGGAAAAACGCAGATCCAGAGCGTGAAGATGGCGTACAGTTTAAAAACGCCTTCACGGTCCATCCCATATCAGAACCGAATCTCATGTACCGCCTGCACAAACGCTTCAGCCAGATTGAGCTGGAGTGGACGTACCTACAGATACAACAGCTGCAG GTGCAGATCAACAACCTGAGCGACCTGACGCCGGAGGGTAAAGCTGGAGTCACGTGGCCCATCGGGATCAACCCTCCCTTCAAGCCAAGAACCCGTTTCGAGGTTATAAACTGGGAGTACTTCACCGAAGAGCACATCTACTCGTGCATCGACAGCTCCCCCAAGTGTGAGATGAGAGGGGCCGACCGCGCAGACGTAAACGCGGTTCTGGAGATAGCGGTGGAACGTCTAAATGAGCGCTACCAGCCGCAGCTGCGCTTCCGCAAGCGGCGTCTACTCAACGGCTACAGGCGCTTTGACCCCACGCGTGGTATGGAGTACGTGCTGGACCTGGCGCTGGAGGCGTACACCCAGAAAGGCCACAGTCAAGTCATCGCCAAGCGGGTTAACCTGTTGCGACCTCTTAGCGCAGTTGAGATTATCCCCATGCCGTATGTGACGGAGGCAACACGGGTGCAGGTCATCCTACCCGTCACCGCCCAGGATCAGGACTACGTTGGTAACTTCCTCGACATGTACGTGATGAACACTTTGGACACCCATGACAACGTTTTGCTGACGTTCCTGTTCATCTATGATCCCTTCGACGCGCAGCGAGTCAGCCAGACGGACGTGTTCGCCGGCATCAAGGCGATGATCGGGGAGGTGGAGAAGCGCTACGGAGACGTGAAGATCCCCTGGATCAGCGTGAAGACAGAGGTGCCCTCGCAGGTCAAGCTCATGGACATCATCTCCAAGAAACACCCAGTGGACACGCTGTTTTTCCTCGCCGGCGTGTGGACAGAGGTCAACGCCGACTTCCTGAATCGCTGCAGAATGAACGCCATCAGCAACTGGCAGGTGTTCTTCCCCATCCACTTCCAAGAGTACAGCCCCGCCGTCATGTACCGCGACCAGCAGCCctccgccgcctcctcctctttcGCCTCAGAGTCGCTGCGAGACGGCCACTTCGACCGCCACGTCTTCGACGAGGCCTGCTTTTACAACGCGGACTACATGACCGCACGGACCAAGATGGCCGCTGACATCTTAGACAACGAGGAGCTGCTGGAAAGCATGGACGTGTACGACATATTCGTGCGTTACTCGGGGCTACACGTGTTCAGAGCCGTGGAGCCGGCGCTGATACAGAAATACGTGCGGCGAGCGTGCAACCCGCGATTCAGCGAGGACATCTACCACCGCTGCGTCCTCAGCAACCTGGAGGGTCTGGGGTCACGCTCGCATCTAGCTATGGCTCTTTTTGAACAGGAGCAGGCCAACAGCACCTAG